A genomic segment from Methanofollis sp. encodes:
- the tnpA gene encoding IS200/IS605 family transposase — MKYKLDRSAHSVFALYYHLVIVVKYRRKALYSDEIRERLKDIVWNLSDELGIDVVAHEPAEDHYHLLFKATPKTNLVNVVNVIKGVSARRLRQEFPATKNLLWGDSFWSPSYFLATSGQVSLDALKEYVDSQMEK, encoded by the coding sequence ATGAAGTATAAACTCGATAGATCTGCGCATTCAGTCTTTGCTCTCTACTATCATCTAGTGATAGTAGTGAAGTATCGCCGGAAAGCGTTGTATTCTGACGAGATCCGGGAACGTCTGAAAGATATTGTGTGGAACCTATCTGACGAATTGGGTATAGACGTTGTTGCTCATGAACCCGCCGAAGATCACTATCATCTTCTCTTCAAGGCGACTCCGAAAACCAACCTTGTCAATGTTGTCAATGTGATTAAGGGAGTGTCAGCGCGGAGACTGCGGCAGGAGTTCCCTGCAACAAAGAATTTGCTATGGGGAGATTCCTTCTGGTCTCCGTCATATTTCCTCGCAACATCTGGACAGGTAAGCCTTGACGCCCTGAAAGAGTATGTCGATTCTCAAATGGAGAAGTGA